One stretch of Candidatus Marinimicrobia bacterium CG08_land_8_20_14_0_20_45_22 DNA includes these proteins:
- a CDS encoding HslU--HslV peptidase ATPase subunit, translating to MIKNELTPREIVQELDAYIIGQAKAKKAVAIALRNRWRRQRVTGQIKEDILPNNIILIGPTGVGKTEIARRLSNLSNAPFIKVEASKFTEVGYVGRDVESIIRDLTGISVNLVKAERMAEVDEQAHRMADDRILDILLPPRKKTHATNEETLDNDDQFSRTREKFREMLENGSMENRIIEVSVTQAAMPMMQVFGPAGLEEMGVNLSEMLGSAFPQKKKLQKTTVAEARNIFAQEEAQKLIDMDFVIKESVRRVEETGIVFLDEIDKIASKSGESSHGPDVSREGVQRDILPIVEGSSVQTKFGVVNTDHLLFISAGAFHMTKPSDLIPELQGRFPIRVEMDSLGKDEFVQILKNPRNALLKQYSALLETENVHLIFDDDAIEEIAQIAAEVNEKMENIGARRLHTILTTLLEDILYNVPDDNIREVRITRDRVISRLADIVKDRDLSRYIL from the coding sequence ATGATAAAAAACGAATTGACTCCGCGGGAAATTGTTCAGGAACTCGACGCTTACATTATTGGTCAGGCGAAAGCCAAAAAAGCGGTTGCAATTGCCTTGAGAAACCGGTGGCGTCGCCAGCGGGTGACCGGGCAAATCAAAGAAGATATACTTCCCAACAACATCATTTTAATTGGACCGACCGGTGTCGGGAAAACGGAAATCGCCCGACGTCTTTCGAATCTGTCGAATGCGCCGTTTATCAAAGTTGAGGCATCAAAATTTACCGAAGTCGGATATGTAGGCAGGGATGTCGAATCCATCATTCGGGATTTAACGGGGATATCGGTCAATTTAGTCAAAGCGGAGCGTATGGCTGAAGTCGATGAACAGGCGCATCGCATGGCGGATGATCGAATTCTGGACATTTTATTACCGCCGCGGAAGAAAACGCATGCGACCAATGAAGAAACTCTCGACAACGACGATCAATTTTCACGAACCCGCGAAAAGTTTAGAGAAATGCTGGAGAATGGTTCGATGGAAAATCGTATCATTGAAGTCTCCGTGACACAAGCCGCGATGCCGATGATGCAAGTTTTCGGTCCGGCGGGATTAGAGGAGATGGGCGTCAATTTATCGGAAATGCTGGGAAGCGCTTTTCCGCAGAAGAAAAAACTTCAGAAAACGACTGTTGCAGAAGCGCGCAATATCTTCGCGCAGGAAGAGGCGCAGAAACTGATTGACATGGATTTTGTTATTAAGGAATCGGTTCGGCGCGTAGAGGAAACCGGCATCGTTTTTCTGGATGAAATCGACAAGATCGCGTCGAAAAGCGGCGAATCGTCGCACGGACCGGACGTTTCGCGTGAAGGCGTCCAGCGCGATATTCTACCGATTGTCGAAGGTTCCAGCGTTCAGACGAAGTTTGGTGTTGTGAATACCGATCATTTATTGTTCATCTCCGCCGGCGCTTTTCACATGACAAAACCCAGCGACCTGATTCCCGAACTTCAGGGCAGATTTCCGATCCGCGTAGAAATGGACAGTCTTGGCAAGGATGAGTTCGTACAGATATTGAAAAATCCGCGAAATGCCCTGCTGAAACAGTATTCGGCATTGCTTGAGACCGAAAATGTTCATCTGATTTTCGATGATGATGCGATTGAAGAGATTGCTCAAATAGCTGCGGAAGTCAATGAAAAAATGGAAAATATCGGCGCCAGACGACTGCATACGATTCTTACGACGCTGTTAGAAGATATTTTATATAACGTTCCCGACGACAACATCCGCGAAGTGCGTATCACACGTGATCGGGTAATTTCCCGGCTTGCGGACATTGTCAAAGATCGGGATTTGAGTCGGTATATTCTTTAA
- the argF gene encoding ornithine carbamoyltransferase has product MKRDFLHITDFSTEEIHETFLLAAKLKKYVREGVEYTPLKGKTMAMIFAKPSSRTRLSFETGMTQLGGHAIYLGPNDIGIGKREAVRDIARVISRYDDVIMARLFDHAHILELAKYSSVPVINGLTDLNHPCQIMADIFTVLEHRGNLDNLKVAFIGDGNNVANSWINLSARIPMHFVLASPAGYDPNETIVENARKTGISRVEITRNPIEAVQDADVIYTDVWASMGQEAEAEKRKKDFMPYQVNAELVKHAKSDCLIMHCLPAHRGDEITDEVIDSENSIVFDEAENRMHVQKAIILKVMFG; this is encoded by the coding sequence ATGAAACGAGACTTTTTACATATCACCGATTTTTCTACTGAAGAAATTCATGAGACATTTCTATTGGCGGCGAAATTGAAAAAATACGTCCGAGAAGGCGTCGAATATACGCCGTTGAAAGGAAAAACGATGGCGATGATTTTCGCCAAGCCTTCCTCCCGCACACGCCTCTCTTTTGAAACAGGAATGACGCAATTGGGCGGTCATGCGATTTATCTGGGTCCGAACGACATTGGAATCGGCAAACGAGAAGCCGTTAGAGATATTGCTCGTGTGATTTCCCGCTACGACGATGTCATCATGGCGCGGTTATTTGATCATGCTCATATTCTGGAACTTGCAAAATATTCAAGTGTGCCGGTTATCAACGGGTTGACGGATTTGAATCATCCGTGCCAAATCATGGCAGATATTTTTACGGTTCTGGAACATCGCGGAAATTTGGACAATCTGAAAGTTGCATTCATCGGCGACGGGAACAACGTGGCGAATTCGTGGATCAATTTATCGGCGCGAATTCCCATGCACTTTGTCTTGGCGTCGCCTGCTGGATATGATCCGAATGAAACGATCGTTGAAAATGCCAGAAAAACAGGGATTAGCCGTGTGGAAATTACACGAAATCCGATTGAAGCCGTTCAGGACGCCGATGTAATTTATACCGACGTGTGGGCGAGCATGGGACAGGAAGCGGAAGCCGAAAAACGGAAAAAGGATTTCATGCCTTATCAAGTTAACGCGGAATTGGTCAAACATGCCAAGTCCGACTGCCTGATCATGCACTGTCTGCCGGCTCATCGCGGCGATGAAATTACCGATGAGGTCATCGACAGTGAAAATTCCATCGTTTTTGATGAAGCGGAAAACCGTATGCACGTTCAAAAAGCGATTATCCTAAAAGTTATGTTCGGTTAA
- a CDS encoding D-cysteine desulfhydrase, translating into MKLIDDLLKPFPREKVSVLPTPFYRMNDISDMLGCNVYVKRDDLTGFAFGGNKTRKFDFLVADALAKGCNTIIGIGANQSNFCRILSGVGAKFGLSVHLVLSGAKPKTPTGNLLIDHLFGAVVHHVDTIDPVERMEEALQVKNQLEYQGKKVYFLPPGGSIPRGALGYVAGWGELMDDFETNHLEVSTIIHASSSAGTQAGLVVGQAITGWPGQIIGMSVDVPRQALEKDVFTLAQATGNLVNINVERELVHVDDSYIGKGYGIRTAECEDAVTIFSRHEGIFLDYVYTGKAAAGLLDYGNTVKFAPDENIVFIHTGGNIELFE; encoded by the coding sequence ATGAAACTGATCGATGACCTTTTGAAACCGTTCCCACGAGAAAAAGTATCCGTTCTTCCGACGCCTTTTTACCGCATGAACGACATTTCAGACATGCTGGGATGCAACGTTTACGTCAAACGCGACGACCTGACCGGATTCGCATTCGGAGGAAACAAGACACGGAAATTTGATTTCCTCGTTGCTGACGCACTGGCAAAAGGATGCAATACGATTATTGGAATTGGCGCGAATCAATCCAATTTTTGCCGAATCCTCTCCGGTGTAGGCGCAAAGTTTGGTCTCAGTGTTCATCTGGTTTTGAGCGGTGCAAAACCAAAAACGCCGACGGGAAATTTGCTAATTGATCATCTTTTCGGCGCCGTCGTTCATCATGTCGATACGATCGATCCAGTCGAGCGAATGGAAGAAGCGCTTCAGGTTAAAAATCAATTAGAATATCAGGGAAAAAAAGTCTATTTTCTGCCGCCGGGAGGCTCGATCCCACGCGGCGCACTCGGTTATGTGGCTGGTTGGGGCGAGTTGATGGATGATTTCGAAACGAATCATTTAGAAGTGAGTACGATCATTCACGCCTCTTCTTCGGCGGGAACTCAGGCCGGATTAGTTGTTGGACAGGCAATCACCGGTTGGCCAGGTCAAATCATCGGAATGAGCGTGGACGTCCCTCGGCAAGCCCTCGAAAAAGATGTCTTTACGTTAGCGCAAGCGACGGGTAATCTTGTAAACATCAACGTTGAAAGAGAACTGGTTCACGTCGATGACTCGTACATCGGAAAAGGATACGGCATCCGGACCGCTGAATGTGAAGATGCTGTGACAATTTTTTCCCGCCATGAGGGAATTTTTCTCGATTATGTCTATACGGGAAAAGCGGCGGCAGGCTTGCTTGATTACGGGAATACCGTTAAATTTGCGCCCGATGAAAATATCGTTTTCATCCACACAGGTGGAAATATCGAACTATTTGAATAA
- a CDS encoding adenylate cyclase, with the protein MKCRIIEIKARCPDIDRVRQLLIANDAVLKGTDHQIDTYFRVIDGRLKCREGNIESGLIFYNRKDQLGPKLSDVEMFRSSNLAELKQILIRSIGVKVIVDKKREIYFIKNVKIHLDDVRGLGTFVEIEAIDETGLIQTKELERQCWQTIRLLNIENMERLECSYSDMLLKKENA; encoded by the coding sequence ATGAAGTGCCGAATTATCGAAATCAAAGCCAGATGTCCAGACATTGATCGGGTCAGACAACTTCTCATTGCCAATGATGCTGTTTTGAAGGGAACCGATCATCAAATCGACACCTACTTCCGGGTTATAGACGGTCGTTTAAAATGCCGAGAAGGAAACATTGAAAGCGGATTGATTTTTTATAACCGAAAAGATCAATTAGGCCCAAAATTATCCGACGTGGAAATGTTCCGTTCGTCTAATCTTGCAGAGCTGAAACAAATTCTCATCCGTAGCATCGGGGTCAAAGTCATCGTTGATAAAAAACGCGAGATTTACTTTATCAAAAACGTCAAAATTCATTTAGATGACGTTCGCGGATTGGGAACTTTCGTTGAAATCGAAGCAATCGACGAAACGGGGTTAATCCAGACCAAAGAACTGGAACGGCAATGCTGGCAAACGATCCGACTGCTCAATATCGAGAATATGGAGCGGCTCGAATGTTCATACTCAGATATGCTTTTGAAAAAGGAAAATGCTTGA
- a CDS encoding motility protein A (Homolog of MotA, appears to be involved in motility on surfaces and under different ionic conditions. With MotS (a MotB homolog) forms the ion channels that couple flagellar rotation to proton/sodium motive force across the membrane and forms the stator elements of the rotary flagellar machine.) → MDIATILGVIIGTGLIIWGIFLLTPNFSMFADLPSLLIVGGGSLAATLISFSLNDVLSLVKSILIVFKKEKINLPEEVETIVNLAPIARKSIHDLEKSMSDIRNPFLRDALQMVIDGYNPDEIRDILETRIENRTLREKGEANVLRTMGKYSPAFGMVGTLIGLVVMLFGMAEISASGADPMKTLGAGMGAAIITTFYGTILANLIFNPMAVKFETRVQRHNLMQSMLIEGALLLQARKHPLIVREKLNSYLRPRDWKRLEEKK, encoded by the coding sequence ATGGATATAGCTACAATACTGGGAGTAATTATCGGAACCGGACTTATCATTTGGGGAATTTTTCTACTGACGCCCAATTTCAGCATGTTCGCCGATTTGCCGAGTTTGCTCATCGTCGGCGGAGGTTCACTTGCGGCGACGTTGATCAGTTTCTCGCTTAATGACGTGCTTAGTTTAGTTAAATCCATTTTGATTGTTTTTAAAAAAGAGAAAATTAACCTGCCGGAAGAGGTAGAGACGATCGTCAATCTCGCTCCTATTGCCAGGAAAAGCATACATGATCTCGAAAAGTCAATGTCTGATATTAGAAATCCATTCCTTCGAGATGCGCTTCAGATGGTCATCGACGGGTATAATCCCGATGAAATTCGTGATATTCTCGAGACGCGAATTGAAAACAGGACATTGCGTGAAAAAGGCGAAGCGAATGTATTGAGAACAATGGGCAAATATTCGCCGGCATTTGGAATGGTTGGAACACTTATCGGTTTGGTCGTGATGCTATTTGGAATGGCCGAAATTTCCGCGTCTGGAGCTGATCCAATGAAGACTCTGGGCGCCGGAATGGGAGCCGCTATTATCACGACGTTTTACGGCACGATTCTCGCCAATCTGATTTTTAATCCGATGGCAGTGAAATTTGAAACCCGAGTTCAACGACATAACTTAATGCAGAGCATGTTGATTGAAGGAGCGCTTTTACTACAAGCCCGGAAACATCCTCTAATTGTTCGTGAAAAACTGAATTCCTATTTAAGACCGCGCGATTGGAAGCGACTTGAGGAAAAGAAATAA
- a CDS encoding 4-hydroxy-3-methylbut-2-en-1-yl diphosphate synthase → MISYPRKITRQVLAGNVPIGGGAPITVQSMTISKTHDLQSILPEIEQLQDAGCQILRITVPDERAVATLPEIKKHMTIPLVADIHFNYKLALEAIDAGVDKVRINPGNIGGKERVAEVLKKAKAAHIPIRLGVNSGSLEKDLLEKYGYPTPEAMLESAKRHIDICLENDFQDIVVALKSSDVRLMILANRLFSEKYDFPLHLGVTEAGPQWQGTIKSAIGIGTLLSEGIGDTLRVSLTAKPEEEVRVGFQILKSLSIVRRGVNIISCPTCGRTEVDLMKIVREVEERTKNIRENITVAVMGCIVNGPGEARTADVGIASGKGEALLFRKGEIIEKIPESSAVDRLMEEIERFIHDTTEEN, encoded by the coding sequence ATGATTTCTTATCCAAGAAAAATAACACGTCAAGTCCTTGCTGGAAACGTACCAATTGGTGGCGGTGCTCCGATCACCGTCCAATCCATGACCATTTCCAAAACGCACGATCTCCAATCGATTCTTCCCGAAATCGAGCAACTTCAGGATGCAGGTTGCCAGATTTTAAGAATCACAGTCCCGGATGAACGTGCGGTTGCCACTCTTCCTGAAATTAAAAAACACATGACGATTCCGCTCGTTGCGGATATTCATTTCAATTACAAACTTGCCTTAGAGGCGATTGACGCGGGTGTCGATAAAGTTCGAATCAATCCCGGCAACATCGGCGGTAAAGAGCGCGTGGCCGAAGTCCTTAAAAAAGCCAAAGCCGCGCACATCCCGATCCGATTAGGCGTCAATTCCGGTTCGCTCGAAAAGGATTTACTGGAAAAGTACGGTTATCCGACGCCGGAAGCCATGCTCGAAAGCGCAAAACGGCATATCGATATTTGCTTAGAAAATGACTTTCAGGACATTGTTGTTGCACTCAAATCGTCGGATGTTCGGCTAATGATTCTGGCGAACCGCTTATTTTCCGAGAAATATGACTTCCCGCTTCATCTTGGTGTAACTGAAGCCGGACCGCAATGGCAGGGAACAATTAAATCCGCCATTGGTATTGGGACACTTCTTTCCGAAGGAATCGGTGATACGTTACGAGTTTCGCTGACCGCAAAACCGGAGGAAGAAGTTCGAGTCGGGTTTCAAATTTTAAAGTCGCTTTCCATCGTTCGGCGCGGCGTAAATATCATTTCGTGTCCGACGTGTGGACGAACTGAGGTAGATCTAATGAAAATCGTTAGGGAGGTCGAAGAGCGCACAAAAAACATCCGGGAAAATATCACCGTCGCCGTCATGGGTTGTATCGTCAACGGACCGGGAGAGGCTAGAACTGCCGATGTCGGAATCGCTTCGGGAAAAGGAGAGGCGCTCCTGTTCCGCAAGGGCGAGATTATCGAGAAAATCCCGGAATCTTCTGCTGTCGATCGTCTGATGGAGGAGATCGAACGATTCATACATGATACTACCGAGGAGAATTAA